In Equus przewalskii isolate Varuska chromosome 6, EquPr2, whole genome shotgun sequence, one DNA window encodes the following:
- the NUMA1 gene encoding nuclear mitotic apparatus protein 1 isoform X4 has translation MTLHATRAAALLSWVNSLRVADPVDAVPQLQDCSIFIKIVDSIHGTDEGQQILQQPVPERLDFVCSFLQKNRKHPSSPECLVSVQKVMEGSELELAKMTMLLLYHSTMSSKSPRDWDQFEYKIQAELAIILKFVLDHEDGLNLNEDLEKFLQKASVPSTCSSTISEELSPPSHQAKREVRFLELQKVASSSGNNFLSGSPASPMGDILQTPQFQMRRLKKQLADERNNRDELEMELAENRKLLTEKDAQIAMMQQRIDRLALLNEKQAASPLESRELEELRGKNESLTMRLHETLKQCQDLKTEKSQMDRKINQLSEENGDLSFKLREFASHLQQLQGALNELTEEHSRATQEWVEKQAHLEKELSTALQDKKCLEEKNEILQGKLSQLEEHLVRLRENPPREKGEVLGDVLQLETLKQEAATLAANNTQLQARVEALETERGQREAKLLAERGHFEEEKQQLAGLIAELQGSLSSLSQAKEELEQASQAQGAQLSAQVAMLTSELTTLNSTLQQQDQELADLKQQAKKEQAQLAQTLQQQEQASQGLRHQVEQLSSSLKQKEQQLEEATKEWEATRRDHAQQLATAAEEQEVSLRERDSALQQLEALEKEKATKLEVLQQQLQAASEARDSAQTSVTQAQREKAELSQKVEELHARVEAAHQEQCETQAQVAELKAQLRSEQQKATERERVAQEKGQLQEQVQALEESLKITKGSLEEEKRKATDTLEEQQRCISELEAEIRSLVEQHKQEQKELDEEKAGRKGLEARLQQLGEAHQAEMEALRRELAEAIASQREAESECEQLAKEVATWRERYEDSQQEEAQYGAMFQEQLMTLKEECEKARQELQEAKEKVAGIEAHSELQIGRQQSELAQLHANLARALQQVQEKEVRAQKLADDLSTLQEKMAATSKEVARLEALVRKAGEQQETASSELLKEPPRAGDRESEWLEEQQGRPFCSTQAALQAMEREAEQMGSELERLRAALMESQGQQQEERGQQEREVARLTQERGRAQADLALEKAAKAELEMRLQNALNEQRVEFASLQEALAHALMEKEGRDQELAKLRGQEATQRTELRELQQTVERLKKQLAKKEEECQQSLGTTSGEDVSGSGAQSKAAGKTERKGPELGDLQAEVSKLKQQCREHQEKASSLERSLESERTSRAEQAGALETLRVQLEEKAQELGHSQDTLASAQRELATLRTKAQDHSKAEDEWKAQVARGEQEAERKNSLISSLEEEVSILNRQVLEKEGESKELKRLVIAESEKSQKLEERLRLLQAETASNSARAAERSSALREEVQTLREEAEKQRVASESLRQELASQAERAEELGQELKAWQEKFFQKEQALSALQLEHTSTQALVSELLPAKHLCQQLQAEQAAAEKRHREELEQSKQAAGGLRAELMRAQRELGELVPLRQKVAEQERAAQQLRAEKASYAEQLSMLKKAHGLLAEENRGLGERASLGRQFLEVELDQAREKYGQELAAVRADAETRLAEMQREAQSTARELEVVTAKYEGAKVKVLEERQRFQEERQKLSAQVEELSKKLADHDQASKAQQQKLKAQGGESQQEAQRLQAQLNELQAQLSQKEQAAEHYKLQMEKAKTHYDAKKQQNQELQEQLRGLEQLQKENKELRAEAERLSRELQQAGLKTKEAEQTCRHLTAQVRSLEAQVAHADQQLRDLGKFQVSTDALKSREPQAKPQLDLSIDSLDLSCEEGTPLTITSKLPRTQPDGTSIPGEPASPISQRLPPKVESLESLYFTPIPARGQAPLESSLDSLGDVFLDSGRKTRSARRRTTQIINITMTKKLDMEEPDSANSSFYSTQSAPASQAGPRATSSTQSLARLGSPDDGNSALLSLPGYRPTTRSSARRSQAGVSSGAPPGRNSFYMGTCQDEPEQLDDWNRIAELQQRNRVCPPHLKTCYPLESRPSLSLATITDEEMKTGDPRETLRRASMQPTQIAEGAGITTRQQRKRVSTEPHQGPGTPESKKATSCFPRPLTPRDRHEGRKQSTTEKKAAPAVVKQADRRQSMAFSILNTPKKLGNSLLRRGTSKKAPSKASPTTRSGTRRSPRIATTTASAATAAAMAAATATPRAKGKAKH, from the exons GTGAACAGTCTGCGGGTGGCTGACCCCGTGGATGCTGTGCCGCAGCTGCAGGACTGCAGCATCTTCATCAAGATCGTTGACAGCAT CCACGGCACTGACGAGGGGCAGCAAATCCTGCAGCAGCCGGTGCCAGAGAGACTGGACTTTGTGTGCAGTTTTCTGCAGA AAAACCGAAAACATCCCTCTTCTCCAGAATGCTTGGTGTCAGTGCAGAAGGTCATGGAGGGGTCAGAGCTGGAACTGGCCAAG ATGACCATGCTGCTCTTATACCACTCCACCATGAGCTCCAAAAGTCCCAGGGACTGGGACCAATTTGAATATAAGATTCAG GCTGAGTTAGCCATCATTCTCAAATTTGTGCTGGACCATGAGGATGGGCTAAACCTGAATGAGGACCTAGAAAAATTCTTACAGAAAG CTTCCGTCCCTTCCACCTGTTCCAGCACCATCTCTGAAGAGCTCTCCCCACCCAGCCACCAGGCCAAGAGGGAGGTTCGCTTCCTAGAGCTGCAGAAGGTTGCCTCTTCCAGTGGGAACAA cttcctctcaGGTTCTCCAGCCTCCCCTATGGGCGACATCCTGCAGACCCCACAATTCCAGATGAGACGGCTGAAGAAGCAGCTTGCAGATGAGAGAAATAATAGAGATGAGCTGGAGATGGAGTTGGCTGAGAACCGCAAGCTCCTCACTGAGAAGG ATGCACAGATCGCCATGATGCAGCAGCGCATTGACCGCCTGGCTCTACTGAATGAGAAGCAGGCGGCCAGCCCACTGGAGTCCAGGGAGCTTGAGGAGCTCCGAGGCAAAAATGAGAG CCTCACCATGCGGCTCCATGAAACCCTGAAGCAGTGCCAGGACCTGAAGACAGAGAAGAGCCAGATGGATCGCAAAATTAACCAGCTTTCTGAGGAGAATGGGGACCTTTCCTTTAAG CTGCGGGAGTTTGCCAGTCACCTACAGCAACTACAGGGTGCCCTCAACGAACTGACAGAGGAGCACAGCAGGGCCACTCAGGAGTGGGTGGAGAAGCAGGCCCATCTCGAAAAGGAGCTCAGCACAGCCCTGCAGGACAAG AAATGCCttgaagagaagaatgaaatCCTTCAGGGAAAACTTTCACAGCTGGAAGAACATTTGGTCCGGCTGCGGGAGAACCCACCCCGGGAGAAGGGCGAGGTGCTGGGTGATGTCTTGCAG CTGGAAACCCTGAAGCAAGAAGCAGCCACTCTTGCTGCAAACAACACCCAGCTCCAAGCCAGGGTGGAGGCACTGGAGACGGAGCGGGGCCAGCGGGAAGCCAAGCTGCTTGCTGAGCGGGGCCactttgaagaagaaaagcagcagcttGCTGGCCTGATTGCCGAGCTGCAGGGCTCCCTGTCCAGCCTTAGCCAGGCCAAGGAAGAACTGGAGCAGGCCTCCCAGGCTCAGGGGGCTCAGTTGTCTGCTCAGGTGGCCATGTTGACCTCTGAGCTCACCACCCTTAATTCCACCCTCCAGCAGCAGGATCAAGAACTGGCTGACCTGAAGCAGCAGGCCAAAAAGGAGCAGGCCCAACTAGCACAGACCCTCCAGCAGCAAGAACAGGCCTCCCAGGGCCTGCGCCACCAGGTGGAGCAGCTGAGCAGCAGCCTaaagcagaaggagcagcagtTGGAGGAAGCCACCAAGGAGTGGGAGGCAACCAGGCGTGACCATGCCCAGCAACTGGCCACTGCTGCTGAGGAGCAGGAGGTCTCCTTAAGGGAGAGGGACTCGGCCCTCCAGCAGCTAGAGGCATTGGAGAAAGAGAAGGCTACCAAGCTAGAGGTCCTGCAACAGCAACTTCAGGCTGCCAGTGAAGCCCGGGACAGTGCCCAGACCTCAGTGACACAGGCCCAGCGGGAGAAGGCAGAGCTGAGCCAAAAGGTTGAGGAACTCCATGCCCGTGTTGAGGCAGCCCACCAGGAGCAGTGTGAAACCCAGGCCCAGGTGGCAGAGCTAAAGGCCCAGCTGAGGTCTGAACAGCAAAAAGCAACCGAGAGAGAAAGGGTGGCCCAGGAGAAGGGCCAGCTCCAGGAGCAGGTCCAGGCCCTTGAGGAGTCCTTGAAGATCACCAAAGGCAGCCTTGAAGAGGAGAAGCGCAAGGCCACAGACACCCTGGAAGAGCAGCAGCGTTGTATCTCTGAGCTTGAGGCAGAGATCCGGAGCCTGGTGGAGCAGCATAAGCAGGAACAGAAGGAGCTGGACGAAGAGAAGGCTGGGCGCAAGGGGCTGGAGGCCCGATTACAGCAGCTTGGGGAGGCCCATCAGGCCGAGATGGAAGCCTTGCGGCGAGAGCTGGCAGAGGCCATAGCCTCCCAACGTGAGGCTGAGAGTGAGTGTGAGCAGCTTGCCAAGGAGGTGGCCACCTGGCGTGAGCGGTATGAGGATAGCCAGCAAGAGGAAGCACAGTATGGTGCCATGTTCCAGGAACAGCTGATGACCCTGAAGGAGGAATGTGAGAAGGCCCGCCAAGAACTGCAGGAGGCAAAGGAGAAGGTGGCAGGGATAGAGGCCCACAGCGAGCTCCAGATAGGCCGGCAGCAGAGTGAGCTAGCACAGCTCCATGCCAACCTGGCCAGAGCCCTCCAGCAGGTCCAGGAGAAGGAGGTCAGGGCCCAGAAGCTTGCAGATGACCTTTCCACTCTGCAGGAGAAGATGGCTGCCACCAGCAAGGAGGTGGCCCGCCTGGAGGCCTTGGTGCGCAAGGCAGGTGAGCAGCAGGAAACAGCCTCCAGTGAGCTACTCAAGGAACCCCCGAGGGCAGGAGACAGAGAGTCAGAGTGGCTGGAAGAGCAGCAAGGACGCCCGTTCTGTAGCACGCAGGCTGCGCTGCAGGCCATGGAGCGTGAGGCAGAGCAAATGGGCAGTGAGCTGGAGAGGCTGCGGGCTGCGCTGATGGAGAGCCAGGGACAGCAGCAGGAGGAGCGTgggcagcaggagagggaggtggcGCGGCTGACCCAGGAGCGGGGCCGGGCCCAAGCCGATCTTGCCCTGGAGAAGGCAGCCAAGGCAGAGCTTGAGATGCGGCTGCAGAATGCCCTCAATGAGCAGCGTGTGGAATTTGCTAGCCTACAAGAGGCACTGGCCCATGCCCTgatggaaaaggaagggagagaccAGGAGTTGGCCAAGCTTCGTGGGCAGGAGGCAACCCAGAGAACAGAGCTGAGGGAGCTTCAGCAAACTGTGGAGCGACTGAAGAAACAGCTggccaagaaagaggaggagtgCCAACAGTCTCTAGGGACGACCAGTGGAGAAGACGTTTCTGGGTCAGGGGCCCAGTCTAAGGCTGCTGGAAAGACTGAGCGGAAAGGCCCTGAGCTGGGGGATCTACAGGCAGAGGTGAGCAAGCTGAAGCAGCAGTGCCGGGAGCATCAGGAGAAGGCCTCCAGCCTGGAGCGCAGCCTAGAGTCTGAGCGCACCTCCCGCGCTGAGCAGGCCGGTGCTTTGGAGACTTTGCGGGTCCAGTTGGAGGAGAAGGCCCAGGAGCTAGGGCACAGTCAGGACACCTTAGCTTCAGCCCAAAGGGAGCTGGCCACCCTCCGCACCAAGGCCCAAGACCATAGCAAAGCTGAGGATGAGTGGAAGGCCCAGGTGGCCCGGGGCGAGCAGGAGGCTGAGAGAAAGAACAGTCTCATCAGCAGCTTGGAGGAGGAGGTGTCCATCCTGAATCGCCAGGTCCTAGAGAAGGAGGGCGAGAGCAAGGAGTTGAAGCGGCTGGTTATAGCTGAGTCAGAGAAgagccagaagctggaagagaggcTGCGCCTGCTCCAGGCAGAGACAGCCAGCAACAGTGCCAGAGCTGCGGAACGCAGTTCTGCTCTGCGGGAGGAGGTCCAGACCCTccgggaagaggcagagaaacagcGGGTAGCTTCAGAGAGCCTGCGGCAGGAGCTGGCCTCGCAGGCAGAGCGAGCGGAGGAGCTGGGCCAAGAATTGAAGGCATGGCAGGAGAAGTTCTTCCAGAAGGAGCAGGCCCTCTCTGCCCTGCAGCTCGAGCACACCAGCACACAGGCCCTGGTGAGTGAGTTGCTGCCTGCTAAGCACCTGTGCCAGCAGCTGCAGGCTGAGCAGGCAGCTGCTGAGAAACGCCATCGTGAGGAGCTGGAGCAAAGCAAGCAGGCAGCGGGAGGGCTGCGGGCAGAGCTGATGCGGGCCCAGCGGGAGCTGGGGGAGCTGGTGCCCCTGCGGCAGAAGGTAGCAGAGCAAGAGCGAGCAGCCCAGCAGCTACGCGCAGAGAAGGCCAGCTACGCAGAGCAGCTGAGCATGCTGAAGAAGGCTCATGGCCTGCTGGCGGAGGAGAACCGGGGGCTGGGTGAGAGAGCCAGCCTCGGCCGGCAGTTTCTGGAAGTGGAGCTGGACCAGGCCCGGGAGAAGTATGGCCAAGAACTGGCAGCTGTGCGTGCTGATGCTGAGACCCGTCTGGCTGAGATGCAGCGGGAAGCACAGAGCACTGCTCGGGAGCTGGAGGTGGTGACTGCCAAGTATGAGGGTGCCAAGGTCAAGGTCCTGGAGGAGAGGCAGCGGTTCCAGGAAGAGAGGCAGAAACTCAGTGCCCAG gtggAAGAACTGAGTAAGAAGCTAGCTGACCACGACCAGGCCAGCAAGGCGCAGCAGCAGAAGCTGAAG gcccagggaggtgagagCCAGCAAGAGGCCCAACGCCTCCAGGCCCAGCTGAATGAGCTGCAGGCCCAGTTGAGCCAGAAGGAGCAGGCAGCTGAGCACTACAAGCTGCAG atggagaaagccaagaCCCATTATGATGCCAAGAAGCAGCAGAACCAAGAGCTTCAGGAGCAGCTGCGGGGCCTGGAGCAGCtgcagaaggaaaacaaggagCTGCGGGCTGAAGCCGAACGGCTGAGCCGTGAGCTGCAGCAGGCCGGGCTGAAGACCAAGGAGGCTGAACAGACCTGCCGCCATCTTACTGCCCAGGTGCGCAGCCTGGAAGCACAG GTTGCCCACGCAGACCAGCAGCTTCGGGACCTAGGCAAGTTCCAGGTGTCGACTGACGCCTTAAAGAGCCGGGAGCCCCAGGCTAAGCCTCAACTGGACTTGAGTATTGACAGCCTGGATCTGAGCTGTGAGGAGGGGACCCCACTCACTATTACCAG CAAGCTGCCTCGTACCCAGCCAGACGGTACCAGCATCCCTGGAGAGCCAGCCTCGCCCATCTCCCAGCGCCTACCCCCCAAGGTAGAATCCCTGGAGAGTCTCTACTTCACCCCCATCCCTGCTCGGGGTCAGGCCCCCCTGGAGAGCAGCCTGGACTCCCTGGGGGATGTCTTCCTGGACTCAGGCCGGAAGACCCGTTCCGCTCGTCGGCGCACCACGCAAATCATCAACATCACCATGACCAAG AAGCTAGACATGGAGGAGCCAGACAGCGCCAACTCATCCTTCTATAGCACACAGTCTGCCCCTGCTTCTCAGGCTGGCCCACGAGCCACCTCTTCTACCCAGTCTCTAGCCCGCCTGGGCTCTCCGGACGATGGCAACTCAGCTCTGCTCAGCCTGCCTGGCTACCGGCCCACCACTCGCAGTTCTGCTCGTCGCTCCCAGGCTGGAGTGTCCAGTGGGGCCCCTCCAG GAAGGAACAGCTTCTACATGGGCACTTGCCAGGATGAGCCCGAGCAGCTGGACGACTGGAACCGAATTGCAGAGTTACAGCAGCGCAATCGAGTCTGCCCTCCGCACTTGAAGACCTGCTATCCCCTGGAGTCCAGG CCTTCCCTGAGCTTGGCTACCATCACAGATGAGGAGATGAAAACTGGTGACCCTCGGGAGACCCTGCGCCGAGCCAGCATGCAGCCAACCCAGATAGCTGAGGGCGCTGGCATCACCACCCGGCAGCAACGCAAACGAGTCTCAACAGAGCCGCACCAGGGCCCTGGCACCCCCGAG TCTAAGAAGGCCACCAGCTGTTTCCCACGCCCCCTGACTCCCCGGGACCGACATGAAGGGCGCAAACAGAGCactacagagaagaaagcagcTCCAGCTGTTGTTAAACAG GCCGACCGCCGCCAGTCAATGGCCTTCAGCATCCTCAACACGCCCAAGAAGCTCGGGAATAGCCTTCTGCGGAGGGGAACCTCAAAGAAAGCCCCATCCAAGGCCTCCCCGACCACCCGCAGTGGAACCCGCCGCTCTCCTCGCATCGCCACCACCACAGCCAgcgctgccactgctgctgccatggctgctgccactgccaccccTCGGGCCAAGGGCAAG gcAAAGCACTAA